One window of Esox lucius isolate fEsoLuc1 chromosome 25, fEsoLuc1.pri, whole genome shotgun sequence genomic DNA carries:
- the abce1 gene encoding ATP-binding cassette sub-family E member 1, producing the protein MSEKNTRIAIVNHDKCKPKKCRQECKKSCPVVRMGKLCIEVTAQSKIVWISESLCIGCGICIKKCPFGALSIVNLPSNLEKETTHRYCANSFKLHRLPIPRPGEVLGLVGTNGIGKSTALKILAGKQKPNLGKYDVPPDWQEILTYFRGSELQNYFTKILEDDLKAIVKPQYVDQIPKTVKGSVGSILSRKDDSKTETIVCEQLDLTHLRERNVEDLSGGELQRFAIAVVCIQRADIFMFDEPSSYLDVKQRLRAAVTIRSLISPDRYIIVVEHDLSVLDYLSDFICCLYGVPSAYGVVTMPFGVREGINIFLDGYVPTENLRFREISLVFKVAETANEEEIKRMCHYQYPNMKKNMGDFSLEIHEGEFTDSEIMVMLGENGTGKTTFIRMLAGRLKPDEGGDVPILNVSYKPQKISPKFKGSVRALLHEKIRDAYTHPQFVTDVMKPMQIESIIDQDVQNLSGGELQRVAMALCLGKPADVYLIDEPSAYLDSEQRLVAARVIKRFILHAKKTAFVVEHDFIMATYLADRVIVFDGIPSRKTAANTPQTLLAGMNKFLSQLEITFRRDPNNFRPRINKMNSIKDCEQKKSGNYFFLDD; encoded by the exons ATGTCAGAGAAGAACACCAGAATCGCCATTGTGAACCATGACAAGTGCAAGCCAAAGAAATGCAGACAGGAGTGCAAGAAAAGTTGCCCTGTGGTCCGGATGG gcaaacTGTGCATAGAGGTAACAGCTCAGAGCAAAATTGTGTGGATTTCCGAATCGCTCTGTATCGGATGTGGCATCTGTATCAAG AAATGTCCATTTGGGGCCTTGTCCATTGTCAACTTGCCAAGCAACCTTGAGAAAGAGACCACTCACAGATACTGTGCCAACTCCTTCAAGCTGCATAG ATTACCCATTCCCAGACCTGGCGAGGTGTTGGGGCTTGTGGGCACCAATGGAATCGGCAAATCCACTGCGCTGAAAATTCTAGCTGGAAAACAAAAACCCAACTTGGGGAAGTATGAT GTTCCCCCAGACTGGCAGGAGATCCTTACTTATTTCCGTGGGTCTGAGCTCCAGAACTACTTCACTAAGATCCTGGAGGATGACCTAAAGGCAATCGTTAAGCCCCAATATGTCGACCAGATTCCCAAGACTGTCAAG GGGAGTGTGGGCTCCATTCTAAGCAGGAAAGATGACTCCAAGACTGAGACCATTGTCTGTGAGCAGCTTG ATCTGACTCATCTCAGGGAGAGGAATGTTGAGGACCTATCAGGAGGAGAGCTTCAGCGCTTTGCCATCGCTGTGGTCTGCATCCAGAGAGCAGACAT CTTCATGTTTGACGAGCCGTCCAGTTACCTGGATGTGAAGCAGCGTCTGAGAGCCGCCGTCACGATCCGCTCGCTCATCTCCCCCGACAG ATACATCATAGTTGTGGAGCATGACCTGAGTGTGTTGGACTACCTGTCTGACTTCATCTGCTGTCTGTACGGAGTGCCCAGCGCTTACGGAGTGGTCACCATGCCCTTTGGAGTCCGGGAAG GCATCAACATCTTCCTGGATGGTTATGTGCCCACAGAGAACCTGCGCTTCAGGGAGATCTCGCTGGTGTTCAAG GTGGCGGAGACGGCCAACGAGGAGGAGATCAAGAGGATGTGCCACTATCAGTACCCCAACATGAAGAAGAACATGGGCGACTTCTCCCTGGAGATCCACGAGGGGGAGTTCACAGACTCTGAGATTATGGTCATGCTGGGGGAGAACG GGACGGGCAAAACCACGTTCATCAGAATGCTGGCTGGCCGTCTGAAACCAGATGAAGGAG GGGACGTTCCTATCCTGAATGTCAGCTACAAGCCCCAGAAGATCAGCCCGAAGTTCAAA ggCAGTGTGCGTGCCCTGCTCCACGAGAAGATCCGCGACGCCTACACGCACCCTCAGTTTGTGACTGACGTCATGAAGCCCATGCAGATCGAGAGCATCATTGACCAGGAT GTGCAGAACCTGTCTGGGGGTGAGTTACAGCGAGTGGCCATGGCCCTCTGTCTGGGGAAACCGGCCGACGTCTACCTGATCGACGAGCCTTCCGCCTACCTGGACTCTGAGCAGCGCCTGGTGGCCGCCAGGGTTATCAAACG ATTTATCCTCCACGCCAAGAAGACGGCCTTTGTGGTGGAGCACGACTTCATCATGGCCACCTACTTGGCGGACCGCGTCATCGTGTTCGACGGTATTCCCTCGAGAAAGACCGCCGCCAACAC GCCTCAGACCTTACTTGCCGGGATGAACAAGTTCCTATCGCAACTAGAGATTACATTCAGGAGAGACCCTAACAACTTCAGACCAAGGATCAACAAGATGAATTCCATTAAG GATTGTGAGCAGAAGAAAAGTGGGAACTACTTCTTCCTGGATGACTAG